A portion of the Fusarium oxysporum f. sp. lycopersici 4287 supercont2.50 genomic scaffold, whole genome shotgun sequence genome contains these proteins:
- a CDS encoding triacylglycerol lipase, with protein MKSISVLNLGALLVTSMTPLAISCPTAHHGAPIVDLSNGTYRGTYNQHYHQYLFLGMPYAKAPVNDLRLRVPQSLNSTWTGIRNTTKYSPSCIGYGSDTWVLGNHVSEDCLSINVVRPAGLPEGTKLPVAVWIQGGGWVNGGSSDPRYNLSFIVEQSVRRGMPIIAASMNYRLHAWGFLHSAELAAEGSTNLGYRDQRLALHWIKENIANVGGDSERVTLWGESSGAFSVGSQLVAYGGRDDKLFSAAILQSGSPLVFGLKPQTASTWEPYWNKLLHTTNCSVAEPVACLRKLPTNELSAVLNSTFASPPSWGQVVDGDFIPASGRALLKKGNFAKVPLLMGTNFDEGTEFVPRGINTTSQFAQYVRSVGLAKPAVHSIEKLYSNNPAVGIPGTLKGRPEGHLIYLGRQYKRAAAFSGDVFQHAGRRLTTQSWAKQQIPVWSYHWNALVENVSPAQGASHFQEVVFTFNNVNGQGYDTVVSNNPLAGKPARLVKLADVMSTAWISFIINHNPNSYGNINLGA; from the coding sequence ATGAAATCGATTAGTGTCCTCAACCTTGGAGCTTTGTTGGTGACGTCAATGACGCCCTTAGCCATCTCATGCCCTACCGCTCATCATGGAGCCCCCATTGTCGACTTATCCAATGGCACTTACAGAGGCACCTACAATCAGCATTATCACCAATACCTCTTCCTTGGCATGCCCTACGCCAAAGCCCCAGTCAATGACCTCCGGTTGCGTGTTCCACAGTCTCTGAATAGTACCTGGACAGGCATCCGGAACACAACCAAGTACTCACCGTCTTGTATTGGCTACGGCAGTGATACTTGGGTATTGGGCAATCATGTTTCTGAAGACTGCCTGAGTATCAACGTGGTTCGCCCAGCCGGTCTACCTGAAGGAACCAAACTCCCCGTTGCTGTCTGGATCCAAGGTGGCGGTTGGGTGAATGGCGGGAGTTCAGATCCCCGATACAATCTCTCGTTCATTGTGGAACAATCGGTCAGGAGGGGCATGCCAATTATAGCCGCAAGCATGAATTATCGCCTTCACGCCTGGGGATTCCTTCATAGCGCCGAGCTTGCGGCTGAGGGATCAACCAACCTTGGTTACAGAGATCAACGGCTGGCCCTTCACTGGATCAAGGAAAACATTGCCAATGTTGGGGGAGACTCGGAACGAGTCACTTTATGGGGCGAGAGTTCAGGAGCATTCTCTGTCGGCTCTCAACTGGTCGCATACGGAGGCCGGGACGACAAGCTCTTTAGTGCCGCTATCCTCCAAAGCGGATCACCCTTGGTCTTCGGACTCAAGCCCCAGACTGCAAGCACTTGGGAGCCGTATTGGAACAAGCTATTACATACTACGAACTGTTCGGTCGCAGAGCCAGTGGCATGCCTTAGAAAGCTTCCCACCAACGAGCTCAGCGCGGTTCTCAATAGCACATTTGCTTCACCGCCCAGTTGGGGTCAAGTAGTAGATGGCGACTTCATCCCTGCAAGCGGAAGGGCcctgttgaagaagggaaatTTCGCCAAGGTGCCTCTTCTTATGGGAACTAACTTCGATGAGGGCACCGAGTTTGTTCCTCGAGGGATTAACACAACGTCTCAGTTCGCTCAATATGTTAGATCTGTTGGCCTTGCCAAGCCAGCAGTCCACAGCATTGAGAAGCTGTATTCCAACAACCCTGCTGTTGGCATACCAGGCACACTCAAGGGTAGACCAGAAGGACATCTTATATACCTTGGACGGCAATACAAGCGCGCCGCTGCCTTCAGCGGAGATGTATTTCAGCATGCCGGTCGAAGACTCACGACCCAGTCGTGGGCCAAACAGCAAATACCAGTGTGGAGCTACCACTGGAACGCCCTTGTCGAGAACGTGTCGCCAGCTCAAGGCGCAAGCCACTTCCAGGAAGTCGTATTCACTTTCAACAATGTTAACGGCCAAGGATACGACACAGTTGTCTCCAACAACCCATTGGCCGGGAAACCCGCTAGACTAGTCAAGTTAGCAGACGTCATGTCAACAGCTTGgattagctttattattaaccACAATCCGAATAGTTACGGTAACATTAACCTCGGCGCTTGA
- a CDS encoding Cu/Zn superoxide dismutase, giving the protein MVKASVSTVFGTITFEQFDESSPINISWNIRGNHANSLRAFHIHEFGDKTNGCTSAGPHCLESVIRGILAKGLLIKRL; this is encoded by the exons ATGGTCAAGGCAA GTGTTTCCACCGTCTTTGGCACCATTACCTTCGAGCAGTTCGACGAAAGCTCACCAATAAACATCTCCTGGAATATCCGTGGCAACCATGCCAATAGTCTAAGAGCATTCCATATCCACGAGTTTGGTGACAAGACCAACGGATGCACCTCTGCTGGACCGCATT GCCTAGAGAGCGTTATCAGA GGAATATTAGCGAAAGGCCTGCTTATA AAACGGTtatag
- a CDS encoding lysophospholipase, whose amino-acid sequence MNPVLSAVYYSPQPILPGSLVAAGFDSAVWRFDRSILKGPKSSGIGLLNTADYWKDISHAVDEKDKGWNTTLTDWWGRALSYQLINDSDGGPAYTFSSIAETSSFKDADTPFPILVADGRAPGDRVISLNATVFEFNPFEFGTWDPTIYGFAPIRYLASNFTNGTISSQGECVRGFDQLGFVMGTSSSLFNQFLLHNITKIGAENDIPSFIINTIGTILKGLDVGNEDIAQYTPNPFFGWNPTNKSINAKDYQLTLVDGGEDLQNLPLHPLIQPTRGVDIIFAIDSSADTVNNWPNGTALRATYDRADSRIGNGTLFPHIPSAETFINKRLNQRPTLFGCDANNFTLLDGQFPPPLIFYIPNAPYTAHSNVSTFDMTYSIRERDNIIQNALNGATQGNSTIDKEWSVCVVCAIMSRSWWKANEDIPDACNTCFDRYCWDGKSNDTAVRDYEPEYIIGESQSQKEEDNAAGARFGPSSYATIATGAVLLSIVL is encoded by the exons ATGAATCCGGTCCTATCAGCGGTCTATTACAGTCCTCAACCTATCTTGCCGGGCTCTCTGGTGGCGGCTGGCTT TGACTCTGCCGTCTGGCGCTTTGATCGTTCTATTCTCAAAGGCCCAAAGAGCTCAGGAATTGGCCTATTGAACACTGCCGATTATTGGAAAGATATCAGCCATGCtgtcgatgagaaggataagGGATGGAATACTACCCTTACAGACTGGTGGGGTCGAGCTCTATCATACCAACTCATCAATGATTCTGATGGCGGGCCTGCGTATACATTTTCTTCCATTGCGGAAACCTCCAGCTTTAAGGATGCTGATACTCCTTTCCCCATACTTGTGGCTGATGGCCGTGCTCCTGGCGACCGGGTAATTTCCCTTAACGCAACTGTCTTCGAGTTTAACCCGTTTGAGTTTGGCACCTGGGATCCTACTATATATGGATTTGCGCCTATCCGCTATCTCGCTTCGAACTTCACAAACGGTACTATTAGTTCCCAAGGAGAATGTGTTCGGGGTTTTGATCAACTCGGTTTTGTTATGGGAACATCCTCCTCACTATTCAATCAGTTCCTTTTGCACAATATAACAAAAATCGGTGCCGAAAATGACATCCCCTCTtttatcatcaacaccattgGAACAATCTTGAAAGGCTTAGATGTAGGCAATGAGGATATTGCTCAATACACACCTAATCCTTTCTTTGGTTGGAATCCTACCAATAAGAGCATAAATGCCAAGGACTACCAGTTAACACTGGTTGACGGCGGAGAGGATCTACAAAATCTACCCCTTCATCCTCTGATCCAGCCTACTCGTGGCGTTGATATTATCTTTGCTATCGATTCTTCTGCAGATACAGTTAACAACTGGCCTAATGGCACTGCACTTCGTGCCACATATGACCGTGCCGACTCTCGTATTGGCAATGGCACCTTATTTCCCCATATTCCTTCGGCCGAAACCTTTATCAACAAGCGCCTAAACCAACGCCCTACCTTATTTGGCTGCGATGCCAATAACTTTACACTCTTAGACGGCCAGTTCCCTCCCCCACTTATCTTCTATATCCCTAATGCGCCATACACTGCTCATAGTAATGTGTCGACATTTGATATGACTTACTCTATTAGAGAGCGCGATAATATTATCCAAAATGCTCTTAATGGAGCCACTCAGGGTAATAGCACTATAGACAAGGAGTGGTCTGTCTGTGTTGTATGTGCCATTATGAGCAGGAGTTGGTGGAAGGCAAATGAGGATATTCCTGATGCATGTAACACTTGCTTTGATCGGTACTGTTGGGACGGGAAGTCTAATGACACGGCTGTTCGAGATTATGAGCCCGAGTATATCATTGGAGAAAGCCAAAGTcaaaaagaagaggataaTGCAGCTGGCGCAAGGTTTGGTCCTAGCTCGTATGCAACTATTGCAACTGGAGCAGTCTTGTTGTCTATCGTCCTGTAG